The Manihot esculenta cultivar AM560-2 chromosome 17, M.esculenta_v8, whole genome shotgun sequence genome contains the following window.
TCCATATGGGTTTAATTAGTGACAttctgaatttaattttaagtcgAGTGATTCAATTTTAGGTTTGGCGTTAAAACTCTTTTATCCTTGATGAGAAGTTGATATGCATTCCCATGTCCAGAGGCGGCCTATATCCTAAATTTGTAGTACTTGGGAGTATTGTTTGTGGTCCACATCCCGAGAGTTAAAGTTCATTGACCATAGCCCAGGAATGTCATGCTAGTGATGATCACGAATCACAAGCTTTCGAGTATTGTCTAAGCATAAAAAAAGTAGATTTCTTAATCCTTATAGTCGATACAATATTCATGGTGTTCATATTGCATTTAGTGGATCTTTAGGCAAGTGTTTGCACTTATACAGATTCAGTACTAAAATATTCAAACAATTAAAGGAAACGGCACTTGACTGTTTCCAACagcaaatttaatttatttcactaACAAGATGATGACGCAACCAAGATGTAACCACAGAAAGAAACAAGGGATGAGTTATGGGTAAGAAAATCACTGGAAGAAGTCATGTTGACACATATGACGTGCCATAAATCTTAGCTGCTACTAGAAATTGAAGTGTCGATGGCTATTTTGGTCATAGCACAAGCAAAATAATTTCCAAGGAGTTTGTATCTAAGTGTATCTGCTCATCTTTATATTGGGGTCCTTTTGTTAGGAGACTAACCAAACAGTATTATAAGCACTATTGTTATTTAAGAATTAATAGGTATCAGAATTTGAATCTTTTAACAATACTTTCTCCTCAAATTTttcatgataaaaaataattgactataatttttttttaaaatagagatcGAGAATTGGGGAAGTAGAATCTGAGACTTCTCAGATTTACCAAGATGCATTAACCACCAACTAAGCATATGaatgttaaattattaaattataacttAATATAGAATAATttcaaacaaaattaaaataacaaaaaaaaattataataaccgGTTCAGTCATTCATGATTATtaagattatatatattttaaataagaaattaagaAATCTTTAATTGTTGAATCAAGTGAGGTTAGTtaacatttaatatattattattatcagcAATATCTATACACTAAAATTTTTCTTCTTAGACAATGATTAATGCAAACGAAGGTTTAAAGTTACAAATTTTCGAAAGTAGTTGAAGTAGACATTAATAATATAACTTGCATGACCTGTTGAGCAGTAAATGCAGTATGGCTTACATACGGAAGAGTCTATCTAATATaactttatgaaaattaattttaattattaaatatttatattaaaatttatatcaaattaattaaaactcaaAGTGTTTAGTTTGATCCATACCCTTAGTTCAATGTCTAAAACGTCAATTTCctgttaataaaaatttttttcctttaattatCTGATGAATTAttgtcatttttattatttaaagaaCCACGCGAGAGAGCTTCACAGCAAGGTCAGTGACCTTTTGTGAGCGTGTTGAGTGGGGAGAGAGACGCAGAATATGGATGCCAAAGCTTTCTTCCTATTTGCTTTATTATCTCTCTCAGCTGTGTCTCTGAGGACAGCTTTTGCGGAAGATGAGAAAGACCCAGGTCTTATTATGAACTTCTACAAGGACACGTGCCCTCAAACTGAAGATATTATCAGAGAACAAGTAAAGCTTCTGTACAAGAGACACAAGAACACTGCATTTTCATGGCTCAGAAACATCTTTCATGACTGTGCTGTTCAGGTTAAAATTCTCTCATcgctttttcttctctttccctTCACTTCTTTTTAGTTTATGATGTATGTCTTTATTTTTAGTCGTGCGATGCTTCACTGCTGCTGGACTCAACCCGGAGGACCTTGTCTGAGAAGGAGACGGACAGGAGCTTTGGCCTAAGGAACTTTAGATACCTTGATGCAATCAAAGAAGCTGTAGAGAGGGAATGTCCTGGAGTAGTTTCCTGTGCAGACATCCTTGTGCTGTCTGCTAGAGATGGCATTGTTTCGGTACTCCCATGGCCTTTTAGCCATGTCTTTGTTTCTGTTAAGAGTTTCTTTTTTGGAAGTACATCTGGAAATGGGCATGAATTTTAGATAAGCTAGAAATTTTCACCCCAACTGCAcgcaattaattattttgtctccaGTTTGAGTAAAGTTTCGGTTCAAGTTCTTGACGACAGATTTATATTGGGTTTCAAGACTGCATTTTTGAAAACATCTGTGCTCTTAATTTTCTTCCCTTTATCTGAAACTACTTGATTTTAAGGTTTTTCCCCCCTGTTTTCCCTTATAAAGAAGAATTTCAACATTGGAGTATGGAGAGTTGCTACTACAACTATCttatttagtataattaatgacAATGGCAGCTTACAGCTTTAATGTGAGCTTAAAACTTTGCTGTTTTCAGCTAGGAGGTCCTTACATCCCTCTAAAAACTGGAAGAAGAGATGGAAGGAATAGCAGAGCAGATGTGGTCGAGCAGTATCTCCCGGACCATAATGAGAGCATCTCTGTCGTTCTAGAGAGGTTTGCTGCCATGGGTATTGACACCCCTGGAGTGGTTTCCTTGCTAGGTATGTGCCCTGGTACATGCAAAAGGACACCAATCCAAGTGGCTTACTTAAGCATTaaagttcttttcttttttccctttATTTTCCTACAGGAGCTCACAGTGTTGGTAGAACACACTGTGTGAAGCTTGTGCATCGTCTCTACCCGGAGGTAGATCCAGTGCTAAACCCTGACCATGTTGAGCACATGCTCTATAAGTGCCCTGACTCAATCCCAGACCCTAAGGCTGTGCAATACGTGAGAAATGACCGTGGCACACCCATGATACTAGACAACAACTACTATAGAAATATATTGGACAACAAGGGCTTGTTGACAGTGGATCATCAACTAGCCACAGACAAGAGGACAAAGCCTTACGTGAAGAAAATGGCCAAAAGCCAGGACTACTTCTTTAAGGAATTTGCTAGGGCTATCACCATTCTGTCTGAGAATAACCCACTCACTGGTACCAAAGGTGAGATCAGAAAACAGTGCAAGAGCTCaacttttcttctctctttatGTGAGGAAGAAGAGTGAGAATTGAAGAATAAGGTGGCTTGCTTTGGAATTTGGCCCTTGTTATTGCTATGCCAGCAACTAATGTGGTGAGATATTAATGAAGACGGTTTAATTACTTGCACTGTTTGTCATAGCTTGCTAGGTTTGCTTCTCTTTTATGATGGTGATGGGCATGGATATGATGGAATGTATGCATGACATGTATGTACGGATGGAGCTTTTTCAGGCTTCTTTCTCTCGTGGTCACAGCGATGGTTTCCTGTTGGCAGACCGGCCACAATACtggtttaaaatcaaaatcagaATTGAACTTAAACTGGCTTACTTTAATATAGAATAGAAACTAAATTGGAGTTTTACGGGGTTAAACAGAATCAAATTTCATTTCTCTATTTCTATACTGGATCTAGTTGGTCTGGtttgaaagaaaaattattaaattaatttaaatcaaattaaattgaaatcaaaattaaatgggTACAGTTTGATTTCCTTCTTGAATTCTATTGAATGGAATCAGCTCGTAGCCAGAACTGCTTACAGAGGCTTCAGTGGAAGTATAGAACAGTCCCCATCCATCTCAAGTAAACAAATGATGTAAATAGCTTACTGAATTTTCCAGTTGTACAACCGGTGACAAATTCAGGAATAATCATGGATAAGCTATTATTGGTAACTCTACAAGAAACAAAATAATacatgaaattttatataaacagtgagcttaattaaattaattgaatgagACAATGTCACAGAAATAGAAGCAGTGGGGGCAAATCCAGCGTTGTGTACAAATTGTTGATAGAGCATAGGATTCTCTCATCTACGAAACCATACATTTATATATGTTAATTATATGTCCTTTGGTAGGTAAAACTGATAAATAATGTAGTTGAGACACGGATCATATCGAAACGTCTATCAGAGTATCATCTTCCACCAAGAACgtattttatctaattttttccTGTCATTTTCAGAATTAAGGAATTGCAGGAGGGATGGCTGTAATAAGGCAGAGGCTGCATGGAAATGAAGTTTGCAGTGGATGGAAAAGTGCTGACCTTGATGGCGCAGGCTGATGAACCGAGGTATATTGGCAAATTATGAGGCCCATCATTTTTGTTGAAATTGTCTTCACAGTTAACTTCTGAGAACTTGGACTGGCCTGCTACTGGAAGGAAGAAAGTCATTTTAAGACAAGATCGACAGACTGTTCCTGCCATTTGATTCTGAAGTTGTGGTCTTACAGTATCAGAAGTCGTTGGATGTGGAAAAAATAATTCCTCTGCTCCAGCATCTTCATCTGTCCTGCAGTAGAAAATTTGTGAGTCTGCGGTAATAAGCGTAGAGGAGAACAAAACACAGAAGGGTTATTAGTCAGATATCGATAACAGAATAAGCTTTTTCTCAAATTTTCCTATCTgttcaaggaaaaaaaaacgGCTAAAGGCTCTTCTAACTTATCAAACAATATTGTATTTTGAATGGTTTAATTTATTCTCCACTTCAAGTACCTGAAAGGACATAATTTTGGGTTTTGCCAAtttggaaaaatattttcctccgGAGGCCTGTATTCTCACACAGTACATGCTCCCGATTATCACTTGCCTTTatattttgtatgaaaatgaGAACAGGGGGTTTTATCTAAATAGTgcgagaaaaaaaataatttttgcagAGGGTGGGGTTTCCTTTACGACTCTTGGCTCCAGTGGAAAGAAACTGAGCATAATTGGAGAGAAAATCATGCAATCAATGGACAAAATACTTGCTCCACTTTACTCTGCAGCTCGAatagaatttaatattaaaaatacctCCAATTCtaccaaaaaaaaattagtgaGCCAACTTTAGAGGTTATTGTATTAATGTTAAATATTGTTAAGATCAATATATTTTGaacattttttcttaaaaataatataaaactgtAAATCGGAcctaataaatataattgaatgACATTATCAATTTAAAATAGTTTCAAATTAAAGAGCCCTCAACTGAGTTGTATTTTTCTTTCGGCAATTTTTACGGGTCCACCTAACGCGCTCACTATAGGTATAACCGTACCACATCCTATCCAAGAATAACATTTTGATACTACTGCCTTTTGGCCCTAAAATTGTGAGGGTACGAGCATGCACCGCGATTTCAGATTCTGTGATTCAGTCCTCTGTGTGCAAAAATCCCGAAGTAGAATGGTGaagtggaagaagaagaagacgagcTCAGTCCCGAGGAGAGAGTGCCGTAGAAGTACTTGTAGCAGCAACGGAAGCTTGTCTAGTCCATCATTATTCAGGTGGATTATAAGGTGGTGCTAGATTTGCTATGGAGAGAAATGGCATGTTAGATCAGAGTGATAACCTCCTGCAAGAGTTTGTCttttattaatagaaatttGAACAAGGGCATCTCGTAAAGAGGGTACCTTTATTAGCTTGTAATCAGGGGCCTCGACTCAGGCACATGGGATACATATTGTGGGGATGATATTTTTGGAATTTCATGATCTCGTGAAGTGCCTTTGTAATCGGTTGTACTTGTAAAGCCCTccattatgaaaaatttaataataattgaaaataaagatTGTGCGCCCTTCATCCCATAGAAATAGACTTTCCTTTTTATTTGTCCCAAATTTTAGGCTTTTTATatggtaatttattttattagtttccTGATATACCCATTATTACTTATCAGAATAATTTAGTAATCGAGCAATATGAGTTGGGTATATCAGAAATAACGATataaactttattattttaactatattaattaCATTTTCTCAATTCATATGGAAATAACTATAGATCTAGCTTTGTAAGATGGAAgtagtattattttttaaatttcttttcagCTTCATTTAATGATCATATGAAGTATTATTTTAAGCGTGGATGTTGTCATGTCTCACTTTCAGTAACTAGGTGTTCTGGAATCACTGGCTACCATTCTCAAGGTTTGCTATCTATAGTCTTTTTTAGTTCTTATTACTGCAACGAGAATGATGAGGGTAGTTTTCAAAATGTTGGTACTGCAATGTTTTAACTTCTTTTCCACCCCCTGTAGAAATTCTCAATTTGACATTCATGTATTCTCTTGTTAATAAACCGATTTTATACAAATCGTTTGTGGTAGTTATAAGTTGCCATAAACTCTATATTATCTCATTTGCTGCTTATTACTTTAAAGCATCGTACTTGGAATGTGGAACGTTATGGAGCAGGACTTGCCATTCCAAAAAAAGGGTAGAAATTTGAgagaaataaagaagaaaatgaaaggaaGCAGAAGACTAGGCAGAGAAATTTAGAGGGAATAGAACTTAGATGAGATAGATTGGAGAGAATTTGATAGAGTAAGGAACAAGATAAATAAGATTTGAATAGAAATTATAATGGAGATTGATGATTCGTATTAATAGAGGGAGGAAAAACTCATATTCAACAACAAACTCAACAAATGTTCAACaaataaacaaagaaaaataTAGTTGAAAAACATGGTTGACAAGCAACCCCCAGGAACTAATTCCCATGCTAACCCAACAAGGTAGCTAGCCCCAGCACAGTGctgaaatttaagaatttaattggCTGCCTCTCTTTCTTTGAATGGTGCTTATTTATAACTGCGTAATACTTCTCTTTCCATGTGACCCGAGTTCTGATATTCTCTCCAATAACTCCCCATTTTCTGCTAACTAATTCCAGCTATTGTATTCTAGAAATTTCCTCAATTGTTACTGTACGGACTTCCCCTCCTGTTTTCTTCTTCCATTACTTCCTATAATATACCCTCAATGGCTTTGGGCCTCGCTCCATTCCTCCTAGGCTTCTAGATTTGTTCCTATCAAAATTGGAGAGGGAAAATGATCAGAATCTTGATATCTCTTGTATTGTACTATATTATAGCCGCTTCAGTTATTTaggtgatagcggttgtcgaaaccgtaaaaaataaacctattatcaatcaacaaaataatttgtagacagtagcaatagggtcgaaccacagggatttaaCACTACGAATCtttctaataatgacttggacaaataaataacaaaaataaaaagagggggATTTGTTTGAGATGATAGTAGACTAGAATTAAAACTgagtaaaagaaagcaataattaaaaagatgagtaaatcaatgggagaaagactctagttgaagtatggatctatttcagttgtttagaattgatcattgattctttgatactcctatttatttcaataaattagtttagattatggaagacgcttctcacaatcaaattcctccttagttttagtttaactaggaaacgttcgctaatcaaacactagttaacaagttgtcaaggaacgtccttggggtattttacttttcaactgttaactgcattaagacttagagaaacctaattctaaccttgccaaccgttgtgttcaaacaatctaagcaattgcagacctaaattatttaaattaacaatttatcacttatgtaattaaaagcaacataccttaattgattctaataacaaagcaataatagaatgaagatcaagttgcataaatattgaaaaatagaagcttaacaatggagttttaaatctctcaattcatcacaaaactgaaatttcccaacttcaactagaaaagaaggtgtttagccactcatggtggacaaaaatacaaaaaaagagaaagaagaaaagtagaAAGGAGGCTGCTGTGTTGCTACTGAAGTTCTGTAGAAATTTCGATGCCCCTTTGCTGGTTTGTGGCTGTCTCCCTTTATAGGTGAAGTGTCCTAGTCCAATTAggatttggaatcctaatttgacttggtcttttatAGTTTTTTATTCCTTCTTTGCCTTTGTATTTAATCATGAATAAATCTTCTTTTGGAGAAAGTCTTCTTTAGGAGTGACTCTTGGAGATGTCATAGGATTGGTCTTGTgatgtttgaagtaggataggactccAACACTTTTGAAATtctgatttttccttttttccgcACTGTTGTCCTTGTCTgcgtcagtttgatttgggcagttgatttgcccaaatcgcttgcccagaTCGTTTCTGCAAGTCAGTCCCAATTTCATGCTTCagcttctgcgagtgatttggccaaatcacttcgacccaatcaattttccagctttttctgcaatttttctccaagttttcagttttctcattttctgcaaaaacatcataaaaacataaattaaactagaaaaatgagtaattaaacagtaataaagataataaaaatgtggttaaattatgcttgatcaaatacccccacacctagccttttgcttgtcctcgcaacaaataacttagtcaatcaagccccttCTTCTTTtaagcctaagtaccacttaatcagcccccctagactcctaaattgaagcaTTACAGTGTAgaatacatgcactaaggttgtcctctctttccttgtttcctttcacccacCATGGCcaaaagttttttatttgatcatgcTTTATTCTTTCGTTTTAGGCTTAGTGCAACCCTTTAGAGTGATTTGCCCCCTTTAGAAGCATTTTATTCAGCAGtactttttattcttgcctgaaaaaattACCAACCTTTTTATGCAAAAGTGCATATTGGTAATACCCACCCCcaattactcagttggtcaattgttcaagtggctactagctctgttcatagtctttaaCCATCGAAACAGGTTATGTTTTGTGCTTATTGACTttgctgagtttttctttcttttttttttttcataacggtttgggcaaatcagctcacagagagttacactaacttttttattgcatgtatttatttttCCCTTGACCATAGCAAGTGCGAAGATTCAATTTAAGAGAAAAACTTCCTAATTGAAGGTAACACACAGTAactgattcaatttaggcttaaagggttggaaaatttaatggggtcatgagataggaggcTCTTTTTGATTTtgtcatctatgctgagtagagcaaaggcTAAAACAAAATCTGTGTGTATGCAGAAATGAATATGAGTGCAAAAATGTGTGTAAAAAATTTTGTGTGTGTAAAAGGGTAAAAAGATAGCAAAAGATAGTAAATAATAGTGCAAAAATATTCCctagtacccccacacctagtctaaacattgtcctcaatgtaaaacatataaggaaaaagaataagagagaaaaggacttcctggcctgtgggtgatttggtaagtgatttgggcagatcactcggccaaatcactggCTGTCATGGTCTGTAGGCAGAAAATTGTCCACCAGCAGTTGCAGCAGGtgctccatgtgctgcattTTGTCTTCAATTCTGTTGAGATTAGCCTCTGTTGTCTGGTCTTGAGGTGCTTCTGATGGTACCTCATTTGCTTCTTGCTGTGGTGCCTCTGGAGGTGCCTCTTCTGCTGGTTCCTCTACTGCCACCTCTGTTGTCTGCTCTGCTAGTTCTTCTACTGGAGCAGGGTGCTGTGAGGTTGTTGGCTGGTTGGCTGTCTTCTTCCTGAATACACGCTCATATCATGGTGTGATGGGTCCTGCAGGTGCAATAGAAAAAACTTCCCCCAttttgcaaagcaaccccatatcatccaaaGTGCGAAGGTCCAGGGGGGTTGGTTGTTGGTGGGGGTAAGGTCAGTGTGAGCAGGATGCAGTAGTTTCAAATTCACTGCAATTGAAGTGATCAAATGGCCAAGGATCAGAGGGCGGTGATATTTGATGGTGCTGGAGAGCTGTGTGGCAACCCAGTAGCCCAAGTGAAGTTTCTGATTTGTGGACATACTCCACAGAATGTATAACTCTGTTCTTGTCAGGATGTTGGgtgcatccttcctcccagaaaatGTATATGCTAAGAACCTGTGTAAATACTTAAGGTAGGGATTTCTGATGTGCAGGTCTTTGGATTTTGTGGGTGAGTATGTGTCAGGTGGGTTGTCACACAATTCCTCATAGGCAATGTTGGGATTGAACTCAGTAGGGAAATCCCAGGTGGAATcagggcattcacagcccatggcaaTACTGAACTCATGCAGGGACAAGTGAAATCACTGTCCTAACAGCCTAAATCCAACAGTGTCTGGTGTGTGCAGTGCGGTCATGGCTGACTTGTCAAAATAGAATGTGGTGAAGAACTCATGAATAAGCTCAGTGAAGGCAGGCATGTGTAGGTAGAAGAAAGTGTGCCATCCAATTGTGTCAACAAAAGAGCGTACTTGTTCTTGAAGTCCTAGTGCTTCAAGTGTGCTCTGGTGGATGAATTTACCTGGGTGGTATGGCAGAGAAGAGACTCTGTCCAGCCTGGAGCATTTGGATGGCTTGTTGAAGGTCAGTGCCTTTGTCACATGATCTGAGTGTGCTGGTCTGGGCAGGTCGCTGGGCAAATTGCCTTCGTCATGGCTCACAGGAGATGTGTCTGGTGTATTAATGGGGGCTTCTGGCCGTCGCTCTGGGCTCGGCGGTGGTGATGATGAAGGCGGTCTTGGCCGTTTCTATCTATGGCTGGTGGAAGGGGTGGCGTCAGGAAGCGTTCGTCTTCAGGGGTATCTGTCGCGACGGTTTGTGTGGCAGGTGGTGGGTCAATCATCGATGCCCTAGTTCGTCGGCAATAGGTCTGGGCGACTGGTCTTTCGATTTTTCTGGTTTCTGCTTCCTCGGCCGTCCTTGTGTCGGCGTCGTCGGCAATGGAAGGAGGGTTGTTCTTGGCCTCCTCGTCATTGTCGGTGGGAATGCGAATGGGCCTGGGCATCCCGCACTTCCTCCACATGCCGGGTACGCCGGTTCTGGCCATAGTTCTTGACGTCGCCGGTGGTGGAGTTCTtgaggaagaagaaagagatgaagcagAAAGAGATAGCGtgagggaaaagaaaaaaataaaaaaaactatttaaagtgatttggaGAAGtttgaactgccctgatcatttaatgaTGGGTCTGTGACTTCTCGGCAgggtgatttggtcagtgatttgggcaaatcacttggccaaatcacttcctCATTGTAATTGCTTGATTGGTCCTGGTCACGCTATTTCTGTGATGTTTGAATCCTGGTGATTTGGCCtatcgatttgggcaaatcacctgccccaatcacttcagctgggctgcctcccagtagcgccctggttTTCTTTCTTGGGCTGGACTGTCTTACCTTGATCAACAGGTTGGGGAAGGGGGgtccaagggaacctcctccatAAGGTGTACAGTAAATCCTTCATAGAATTGCTTCAAACGGTGCCCATTAACCTTGAAAGCCTTGCTTGTTTCTGGACTGCGTATGTCCACAGCCTAGATGTGCTCCACcaagaatggcccaatccaccttGACCGAAGCTTTCCAGGAAATAATTTGAACCTTGAGTAAAAAAGCAagaccttatcaccaacctgaaattgttttctggagatgtgtttgtcatggaaggctttggtcttGGCTTTATAATCCtatgaagcttcatatgcatcacaccgaatttcctctagctcttgaAGTTGTAATTTTCTGTGGGCTCCAGCTTCTTTCTCATCAAGATTACATCTTTTAACAGCCCAAaaggctttgtgttcaagttccacgggtagatggcaagctttcccatagatCAGCCTATATAAGGACATTCCAATTGGtgttttgtaggctgttctatatgcccacaaggcatcattgaggcgtACACTCCAATCCTTGTGATTTGGGTAGACTGTCTTCTTAAGGATGGACTTGATCTCTCTATTTGATACTTCGGCCAGCCCATTTATTTGAGGGTGATAAgcagtagaggttctatggaCAACATGGTGCTTTTTGAGGAGGGTttccactaccttgttgcagAAATGAGTGCCTCGATCACTGATTATGGCTTTGGGCAAACCGAATCTGAAGAAGATGTGGGTTTTCACAAAATCAACTACcacttttgcatcatcagcccttgttgctttggcctcaatccacttggacacatagtcAACGTCCAAcagtatgtaggtgttgccaaaggaaggtgggaatggtcctatgaagtcaatgccccaaatgtcaaagatttcacaaaccataatgggtgcttgtggcatttcactttGGTTGCTGAGGTTtcccgtttgttggcatcttgcacatgacctacaaaatagataagtagctcgaaatatgttaggccaatatAACCCACATTCAAGGATCTTTAGGGCTGTCTTGCGTGGACCAAAATGTCCTCCACAGCTATATGAGTGGCAGAAGGCTAGGACAGAAGAAATCTCTTGATCAGAGATGCATCTTCGTAttacttggtctgcacaatgcttccataggtaaggttcatcccatacataatatcttgcatctttcttgatcttaTCTCTCAtgtatttgggcaaatcatGAGGTAAATCACCTGTAGCTAGGTAATTTACTATATCAGTATACCATGGTTCttcttcttggacagcaaacAGGTACTCATCAGGGAAGGTTTCGttgatggggcatgtctccaTTTCTGAAGGTATTCGgctgaggtgatcagctacAAGGTTCTCCTTTCCCTTCTTGTTACGGATTTCCAGATCAAATTATTGTAACAGCAATATCTATCGTACCAACCTTGGTTTTGACTCTTTTTTCTTGACCAAATACTTCAATGCAGCATGATCTGAATAGACaatcacctttgtcccaagCAGATATGACCGGaatttctccaatgcaaacacgacggccagcaactctttttctGTTGTGGAGTAATTACATTGTGCTGCATCTAaggtgcgtgaggcatagtgaatgacatgaggagagt
Protein-coding sequences here:
- the LOC110605661 gene encoding peroxidase 42, giving the protein MDAKAFFLFALLSLSAVSLRTAFAEDEKDPGLIMNFYKDTCPQTEDIIREQVKLLYKRHKNTAFSWLRNIFHDCAVQSCDASLLLDSTRRTLSEKETDRSFGLRNFRYLDAIKEAVERECPGVVSCADILVLSARDGIVSLGGPYIPLKTGRRDGRNSRADVVEQYLPDHNESISVVLERFAAMGIDTPGVVSLLGAHSVGRTHCVKLVHRLYPEVDPVLNPDHVEHMLYKCPDSIPDPKAVQYVRNDRGTPMILDNNYYRNILDNKGLLTVDHQLATDKRTKPYVKKMAKSQDYFFKEFARAITILSENNPLTGTKGEIRKQCKSSTFLLSLCEEEE